The Gymnogyps californianus isolate 813 chromosome Z, ASM1813914v2, whole genome shotgun sequence genome has a window encoding:
- the LOC127027150 gene encoding COBW domain-containing protein 1-like isoform X9, translated as MEDEECPDLVPIDAGGAEETEPSPSRKIPVTIITGYLGAGKTTLLNYILTEQHKKRIAVILNEFGEGSALEKSLAISQGGELYEEWLELRNGCLCCSVKDNGVKAIENLMQRRGKFDYILLETTGLADPGAVASMFWVDSELGSDIYLDGIVSVVDAKHGLQHLTEEKPEGLVNEAARQVALADLVIINKTDLVSGEELNKVRTSVRSINGLVKILETQRSRVDLSNVLDLHAFDSLSGISLQKKLEYVKTTHAHLDKGIITVTFEVPGNIKEENLNLFIQNLLWEKNLKDKTGRPMDVIRLKLFF; from the exons ATGGAGGACGAAGAGTGCCCCGACCTGGTCCCGATAGACGCCGGCGGCGCGGAGGAGACcgagcccagccccagcaggaaGATCCCCGTGACGATCATCACGGGATACTTAG GAGCTGGGAAAACAACTCTTCTAAATTACATACTGACAgaacagcataaaaaaagaatagcagTTATTCTGAATGAGTTTGGAGAAG GAAGTGCCTTGGAGAAATCCCTGGCAATCAGTCAAGGGGGAGAACTCTATGAAGAATGGCTGGAGCTCAGAAATGGCTGCCTGTGCTGTTCAGTAAA GGACAATGGTGTGAAGGCTATTGAGAACCTGatgcaaaggagaggaaaatttGACTATATATTGTTAGAAACAACTGGTTTGGCAGATCCAG GAGCTGTGGCATCCATGTTCTGGGTTGATTCTGAGCTGGGAAGTGACATCTATCTTGATG GTATTGTATCTGTTGTTGATGCAAAGCATGGATTGCAG CACTTGACAGAGGAAAAGCCAGAAGGCCTTGTCAATGAAGCAGCTCG GCAGGTTGCATTAGCTGATCTTGTAATCATCAATAAAACAGATTTGGTTTCAGGGGAAGAATTGAATAAAGTCAGAACATCTGTCAG gtCAATAAATGGACTTGTTAAAATTCTAGAGACACAAAGATCAAG AGTTGATCTCTCCAATGTCTTGGACCTGCATGCTTTTGACAGTTTATCTGGAATAAG tttgcagaaaAAGCTTGAGTATGTAAAGACAACACATGCACATCTAGATAAG GGTATAATTACAGTAACATTTGAAGTTCCAGgaaatataaaagaagaaaacttaaatCTCTTTATTCAG aatctTTTGTGGGAGAAGAATTTGAAAGATAAGACTGGGCGCCCCATGGACGTCATAAGACTGAAG ttatttttctga
- the LOC127027150 gene encoding putative COBW domain-containing protein 7 isoform X12, whose product MFWVDSELGSDIYLDGIVSVVDAKHGLQHLTEEKPEGLVNEAARQVALADLVIINKTDLVSGEELNKVRTSVRSINGLVKILETQRSRVDLSNVLDLHAFDSLSGISLQKKLEYVKTTHAHLDKGIITVTFEVPGNIKEENLNLFIQNLLWEKNLKDKTGRPMDVIRLKGLVSIQGKSHQVIVQGVHELYDLEETAVAWKENEKRTNRLVLIGRNLEKETIKEVFIATVREKQENS is encoded by the exons ATGTTCTGGGTTGATTCTGAGCTGGGAAGTGACATCTATCTTGATG GTATTGTATCTGTTGTTGATGCAAAGCATGGATTGCAG CACTTGACAGAGGAAAAGCCAGAAGGCCTTGTCAATGAAGCAGCTCG GCAGGTTGCATTAGCTGATCTTGTAATCATCAATAAAACAGATTTGGTTTCAGGGGAAGAATTGAATAAAGTCAGAACATCTGTCAG gtCAATAAATGGACTTGTTAAAATTCTAGAGACACAAAGATCAAG AGTTGATCTCTCCAATGTCTTGGACCTGCATGCTTTTGACAGTTTATCTGGAATAAG tttgcagaaaAAGCTTGAGTATGTAAAGACAACACATGCACATCTAGATAAG GGTATAATTACAGTAACATTTGAAGTTCCAGgaaatataaaagaagaaaacttaaatCTCTTTATTCAG aatctTTTGTGGGAGAAGAATTTGAAAGATAAGACTGGGCGCCCCATGGACGTCATAAGACTGAAG GGACTGGTATCTATTCAAGGCAAATCTCATCAGGTGATAGTCCAAGGTGTCCATGAACTCTATGATCTGGAAGAGACTGCAGTAGCCTGGAAAGAAAACGAAAAGAGAACAAATAGACTGGTCCTAATAG GCAGGAATTTGGAGAAGGAGACCATCAAAGAAGTATTCATAGCCACCGTGAGAGAGAAACAAGAGAACAGTTGA
- the LOC127027150 gene encoding putative COBW domain-containing protein 7 isoform X13, with translation MAGAQKWLPVLFSKHLTEEKPEGLVNEAARQVALADLVIINKTDLVSGEELNKVRTSVRSINGLVKILETQRSRVDLSNVLDLHAFDSLSGISLQKKLEYVKTTHAHLDKGIITVTFEVPGNIKEENLNLFIQNLLWEKNLKDKTGRPMDVIRLKGLVSIQGKSHQVIVQGVHELYDLEETAVAWKENEKRTNRLVLIGRNLEKETIKEVFIATVREKQENS, from the exons ATGGCTGGAGCTCAGAAATGGCTGCCTGTGCTGTTCAGTAAA CACTTGACAGAGGAAAAGCCAGAAGGCCTTGTCAATGAAGCAGCTCG GCAGGTTGCATTAGCTGATCTTGTAATCATCAATAAAACAGATTTGGTTTCAGGGGAAGAATTGAATAAAGTCAGAACATCTGTCAG gtCAATAAATGGACTTGTTAAAATTCTAGAGACACAAAGATCAAG AGTTGATCTCTCCAATGTCTTGGACCTGCATGCTTTTGACAGTTTATCTGGAATAAG tttgcagaaaAAGCTTGAGTATGTAAAGACAACACATGCACATCTAGATAAG GGTATAATTACAGTAACATTTGAAGTTCCAGgaaatataaaagaagaaaacttaaatCTCTTTATTCAG aatctTTTGTGGGAGAAGAATTTGAAAGATAAGACTGGGCGCCCCATGGACGTCATAAGACTGAAG GGACTGGTATCTATTCAAGGCAAATCTCATCAGGTGATAGTCCAAGGTGTCCATGAACTCTATGATCTGGAAGAGACTGCAGTAGCCTGGAAAGAAAACGAAAAGAGAACAAATAGACTGGTCCTAATAG GCAGGAATTTGGAGAAGGAGACCATCAAAGAAGTATTCATAGCCACCGTGAGAGAGAAACAAGAGAACAGTTGA